The Seriola aureovittata isolate HTS-2021-v1 ecotype China chromosome 3, ASM2101889v1, whole genome shotgun sequence genome includes a region encoding these proteins:
- the sorbs2a gene encoding sorbin and SH3 domain-containing protein 2 isoform X1, which translates to MNTDSGGYAPKSVALSLILSPVKRVQSSPNLATGSDSHSSDLDSWRSRSVTDGLKNGDASSSSLAAKGFRSVRPNLQDKKSPTQGPPSPDPSAQRSHYHSHSSDSLDYLSGLMPKTLSPTPYVPIGAGGTAGALSGPSFTTFSGASIGGCMSPSASPVTVSALSHYSSSTPGLLDELQICSLDSPGASPTPSPTLSLVSTYTTTAGPDDVLTTSVASTAAAATVTNGQVLSHAMNGSASHPQRPLSPPSYPPPPASLHTGLPRQSRSSEGTECITRESVVSGHTSVSSTVPIARFSEEEKRVSVIKAPHYEGIGPVDESGIPIAIRTTVDRPKDWYKTMFKQIHKVHKADDDYSDTYNATYAVINNADDYSLLSTTTMAHPAPRTHTYRPLSKSPSDNGGHLGPREPSPSPVPPPPPPMPSLLQLRARDSEREKDSPDMNEWGPPDRKVDTRKYRAEPKSIFEYEPGKSSILEHERPTYDDIDLENEPWYKFFSELEFGRPPPKKRLDYNPDISARQRIETSLHIAPADKAPERPASAASDYRKRRKSEPSSSQVNAQSQSRAATSPKPVDAYRPSSSLKKPVVRSSPSSPSRAKGGDACNMYSNSLTSPGPYQRPYLPPVPSDPDHCDQDASQEGSSSSKQSVCCKNSWQTKRQDAERWSSVEEVPRSPVKLKSRSCDDLLNDGHSGSGARNATRSESAGSLVCDGNPSGSAGSSSTRSLPRPHRRRAHDSPGFLQLYRKMHQIDRAQLIPSEVIRSVRARILELERQPHLHRHRLSPWTPSWGMEVPRDMVPNRISEYERLIQKSKSMPNLGDSEVPSGTTTPGGSSSRASSGGGGTPCFPKRRFSIESLLEEDNNGNSGAVPHTMDHLHRPRSPPEGQPRGPERGRSFPAPPVPQGPQANPDYSDSEQDAVASDLSDFIQVEGSSFCSESDFDHCSLTSSESLYGSSTLHHHHLRHHHHHHHHHHPGHQNLGQSQGYQHRHLISTCKGRCPASYTRFTTMLRHERERARQEHQRPSQQSSNGNSQIQSSQSQQAMSKLAFLVSPVPFRRKKGSPPTSRRISGGGGRGSRPKSKQAIYEALDAALRDIYEHIQAERGHRGTRAPDDSILRRILAELLPNVPERSSSLRGRRGCWHGGHSSASLYPDGSPTGFASYREDPSTPRLQSPQLQSPVSACYGRHSDTSNNNEYGEEQGNGNGLCYSDQDVSRSYSTMDGRHTPQSRRPTPDREVSHKQMTQLILFSLLHQKQPARAIYDFKAQTAKELTFKKGDAVNIIRQIDNNWYEGEHRGRVGIFPISYVEKMPSTEKQQPIRPPPPAHVREIGEAVARYNFNADTNVELSLRKGERVILIRQVDQNWYEGKIPDTTKQGIFPVSYVDIVKRSPSKSSAHHIDPHGHPGNRTPSSTPIKPFYHLPPSSTTHDLPSPHPSLRRLDLQAITDEWLSLTMVPSASTPAHSFTTTPVPPTPPPLPPDLTLFQKALEPKTPSPSPSPSPAPTQRSFALPPQIFSRTPPFKEGRLSLGHTPAALPFSQPPPPLPPPPSSPPPPPPAPHVSLTSPSPDSSLRYNSSKGFTETAQMLCIAKPEVLSCTAGPEPIKPVTQTPQWHKSTAPVNKSGKSPDIELRVKDPYDELLSMILDGSTSKNNVDFSRLSPIDSPPATPTSESQSRFKLKDEESRQPAGKPQAVTPASESAGSVRLEVLFHKPVMMEPLSVSWGEQPKTLNDDEPVEFQRPPSVKGKGYTELFIEEEDDALEEKEEDVRVFNERLSPQADVSPSTLTRLSHPGFSSPCTPPPLTSTPPPASSSSTSSFPSPSSSSPRSQQHDPNTTPPSPPCSPRPPSLPHLTTSPLPQVSPPPPASPPPLHSSHPSPNVLPQRSVSQPSSSPCPSGPLASSPDSQSPCPFPTLSPPEPASPPLTTPRSPPTPPTVPHPGHRSSKVKQDPVVGGKPPRSPILSRRSYLSPIRGRRRLVQDALHGGGDPYQALYNYMPRNEDELELREGDIVDVMEKCDDGWFVGTSRRNKLFGTFPGNYVKQL; encoded by the exons ATGAATACAG ATAGCGGAGGATACGCTCCCAAAAGCGTGGCCTTGTCACTCATACTCTCTCCCGTGAAGAGGGTCCAGAGCTCACCAAATCTAGCCACAG GGAGTGATTCTCACTCGTCAGACTTGG ATTCTTGGCGGTCCCGCAGTGTAACAGATGGCCTTAAGAATGGAGACGCCAGCAGCTCGTCTCTTGCTGCCAAAGGCTTCCGCAGTGTCAGACCCAACCTGCAGGACAAGAAGTCACCAACACAG GGGCCTCCGTCCCCCGACCCCTCAGCACAGCGCTCCCACTACCACAGCCACAGCTCAGACTCACTCGACTACCTGTCAGGCCTAATGCCCAAGACCCTATCGCCCACCCCGTACGTTCCTATTGGAGCTGGCGGCACAGCTGGTGCTTTGAGCGGGCCGAGCTTTACCACATTCAGCGGTGCGAGCATCGGTGGCTGCATGTCACCCTCGGCTTCCCCAGTCACAGTGTCTGCTCTCAGCCACTACTCGTCGTCCACGCCGGGTCTGCTGGACGAGCTGCAGATCTGTAGTCTGGACTCACCTGGCGCCTCACCCACGCCGTCGCCCACCCTCAGCCTTGTTTCTACCTACACAACCACTGCTGGCCCTGATGATGTGCTAACAACCTCTGTggcctccactgctgcagcagccacTGTCACTAAC GGCCAGGTCCTCTCTCACGCTATGAATGGAAGTGCTAGCCATCCACAGAGACCCCTCTCTCCTCCGTCCTATCCTCCTCCCCCCGCCTCACTCCACACTGGGCTCCCGAGACAGAGCAGGAGCTCGG AGGGCACCGAGTGTATCACTAGGGAGTCTGTGGTGTCGGGCCACACCAGCGTCAGCAGCACCGTGCCCATCGCCCGCTtctcagaagaagaaaaaagggttTCTGTCATTAAAGCCCCTCATTATGAAGGCATCGGCCCTGTGGACGAGTCTGGCATCCCTATCGCCATCCGCACG ACGGTGGATAGGCCTAAGGATTGGTATAAAACTATGTTCAAACAGATCCACAAGGTTCACAAAGCAG ATGATGACTATTCTGACACATACAATGCAACATATGCTGTCATAAACAACG CAGACGACTACAGCCTGTTGTCCACCACCACCATGGCCCACCCAGCTCCCCGCACACATACGTACAGGCCACTATCCAAGAGCCCCTCAGACAACGGAGGGCACCTGGGGCCTCGGGAGCCTTCCCCGTCCCCTGtacccccaccacctccacccatGCCATCCCTCCTGCAGCTGAGGGCCAGAGATAGTGAACGCGAAAAGGACTCCCCAGACAT GAATGAATGGGGTCCCCCCGACAGGAAAGTGGACACACGGAAGTACCGCGCAGAGCCTAAGAGTATTTTTGAATACGAGCCTGGGAAGTCCTCTATTCTGGAGCACGAAAGACCa ACCTATGATGACATAGATTTAGAGAACGAGCCTTGGTATAAGTTCTTTTCCGAGCTGGAGTTTGGGCGGCCG CCTCCTAAAAAACGGCTGGATTATAATCCAGACATCTCCGCTCGCCAGCGCATTGAG ACATCCCTACACATCGCTCCTGCTGACAAGGCTCCGGAGAGACCTGCGAG TGCTGCCAGCGACTacaggaagagaaggaagtCAGAGCCATCAAGTTCCCAAGTGAATGCTCAGTCTCAGAGCAGAGCTGCCACTTCCCCTAAACCAGTGGATGCCTACAGACCCAGCAGCAGCCTAAAGAAACCTGTCGTTCGTTCCTCACCTTCCTCACCCTCCAGAGCCAAAg GTGGGGACGCATGCAACATGTATTCAAACAGTTTGACCTCCCCGGGTCCTTATCAGCGCCCCTATCTGCCCCCTGTCCCCTCTGACCCTGACCATTGCGATCAGGACGCCAGCCAGGAAGGCAGCTCCTCCTCCAAGCAGTCTGTCTGTTGTAAGAACAGTTGGCAGACAAAACGCCAAGATGCTGAGAGATGGAGCAGTGTGGAGGAGGTGCCACGCTCCCCTGTCAAGCTGAAGTCACGCAGCTGTGATGACTTACTCAATGATGGGCATTCTGGCTCAGGTGCGCGCAACGCCACCCGCTCAGAAAGTGCCGGGTCACTGGTGTGTGATGGGAATCCCTCAGGTTCAGCTGGATCCTCTTCCACTCGCTCATTGCCACGACCCCACCGGCGACGGGCACACGACTCACCGGGCTTTCTCCAGCTCTATCGTAAAATGCACCAGATTGACAGAGCTCAGCTCATCCCATCTGAAGTCATCCGCTCGGTCCGTGCACGCATCCTGGAGCTGGAGCGCCAGCCTCACCTGCATCGCCATCGCCTCTCTCCGTGGACACCCTCTTGGGGCATGGAGGTGCCACGCGATATGGTGCCAAACCGCATTTCTGAATATGAGCGCCTTATTCAGAAGTCCAAATCCATGCCCAACTTGGGTGATAGTGAGGTCCCCTCAGGCACTACCACACCAGGCGGCTCATCGTCTCGAGCcagcagtggtggtgggggcaCACCCTGTTTTCCAAAGCGGCGTTTTTCCATAGAATCTTTATTAGAGGAAGACAACAACGGCAACAGTGGAGCAGTACCTCACACCATGGATCACTTGCATCGACCTCGTAGCCCGCCTGAGGGCCAGCCTCGTGGACCAGAGCGTGGGCGGTCctttcctgctcctcctgtcccTCAAGGCCCGCAAGCCAACCCAGACTACTCTGACAGCGAACAAGACGCTGTTGCTTCAGACCTCAGTGACTTCATCCAGGTGGAGGGCTCCTCGTTTTGCAGTGAGAGTGACTTTGACCATTGCTCACTAACCTCCTCTGAGAGCTTGTACGGCTCTTccaccctccaccaccaccacctccgtcatcaccaccatcaccaccaccaccaccaccctggTCACCAAAATCTAGGCCAGAGCCAGGGCTACCAACACCGGCACCTCATCAGCACCTGCAAAGGCCGCTGCCCGGCCTCTTATACTCGTTTCACGACCATGCTTCGCcatgagagagagcgagcacgGCAGGAGCACCAGAGACCTTCACAGCAGAGCAGTAACGGTAATTCCCAAATCCAGAGCTCACAGTCCCAGCAAGCGATGTCCAAGCTGGCCTTCCTGGTCAGCCCAGTGCCTTTCCGCAGGAAAAAGGGCTCACCACCTACCTCTAGAAGAATCAGTGGTGGCGGAGGTCGAGGTAGCAGACCTAAGTCCAAACAGGCCATTTATGAAGCACTAGATGCAGCCTTGAGAGACATATATGAGCACATTCAAGCAGAGAGAGGCCACAGAGGCACTAGGGCACCTGATGATAGCATCCTGAGGAGAATACTGGCCGAACTGCTGCCTAACGTGCCTGAGCGAAGCTCCTCATtgcgggggaggagggggtgctGGCACGGGGGTCACTCCTCTGCATCTTTGTACCCAGATGGAAGCCCCACCGGGTTCGCCTCATACAGAGAGGATCCCTCCACACCACGGTTACAGTCACCACAGCTACAGTCACCAGTCAGTGCCTGTTACGGACGCCACTCGGACACCTCAAACAATAACGAATATGGAGAGGAGCAGGGCAATGGAAATGGTCTCTGTTATTCAG ACCAGGATGTCTCAAGGAGTTATTCCACCATGGATGGACGCCACACACCCCAGAGTAGAAGACCTACTCCTGACAGAGAG GTCTCCCATAAACAGATGACACAACTTattctgttctctctcctccatcagaAACAGCCCGCGAGAGCCATTTATGATTTTAAGGCACAAACAGCTAA ggagctgacatttaaaaaaggtGATGCAGTGAATATCATCAGGCAGATAGACAACAACTGGTATGAAGGAGAGCACCGTGGACGGGTGGGGATATTCCCCATATCGTATGTAGAG aagatGCCGtccacagagaagcagcagccgATCCGTCCTCCTCCGCCAGCACACGTCAGAGAGATCGGAGAGGCAGTGGCACGCTACAACTTCAATGCTGACACCAATGTGGAGTTGTCTCTCAGAAAG ggagagagagtgatttTGATAAGACAGGTGGATCAGAACTGGTACGAGGGGAAGATCCCAGACACAACCAAACAGGGCATCTTTCCTGTGTCCTACGTTGACATCGTCAAGCGCTCCCCGTCCAAGAGCTCCGCCCACCACATAGACCCACATGGTCACCCTGGCAACAGGACACCAAGCAGCACACCCATAAAG CCTTTCTACCATCTACCTCCATCCTCTACCACCCATgacctcccctcccctcacccctcgTTGAGAAGGCTTGACCTGCAAGCAATCACCGACGAGTGGCTGTCCCTCACAATGGTCCCTTCAGCGTCCACTCCAGCTCACTCCTTCACCACCACCCCTGTACCGCccactcctccccctcttccacCTGACCTCACACTTTTCCAAAAGGCTCTGGAGCCTAAGACACCCTCACCGTCACCTTCTCCTTCACCTGCACCAACACAAAGAAGCTTCGCTCTTCCACCCCAGATATTTTCCAGAACGCCACCTTTTAAAGAAGGAAGGCTCAGTTTAGGTCACACTCCAGCTGCTCTGCCTTTctcccaacctcctcctcctcttcctccacctccttcttctccacctcctcctcctcctgcccctcaTGTGTCACTCACCTCTCCATCGCCTGACTCTTCTCTGCGATACAACAGCAGCAAGGGTTTCACTGAAACAGCCCAAATGTTATGCATTGCTAAGCCAGAGGTTTTGTCTTGCACAGCAGGACCCGAGCCAATAAAACCAGTCACACAAACTCCACAGTGGCACAAGTCCACTGCACCAGTAAACAAAAGCGGCAAATCCCCCGACATTGAGCTGCGAGTAAAAGACCCTTATGACGAGCTGTTGTCTATGATCCTGGATGGTTCTACCAGTAAAAACAACGTTGACTTTTCAAGATTGTCTCCGATAGATTCCCCACCAGCTACGCCAACCAGTGAATCTCAGAGCAGGTTTAAGCTAAAAGACGAAGAATCCCGTCAGCCAGCTGGGAAACCCCAAGCAGTCACTCCAGCCAGCGAATCAGCAGGCAGCGTTCGGTTAGAGGTGCTATTTCACAAGCCTGTGATGATGGAGCCGCTGTCCGTCTCCTGGGGAGAGCAGCCAAAGACTCTGAATGATGATGAACCAGTCGAGTTTCAAAGGCCACCGTCGGTCAAGGGGAAGGGATATACTGAGTTGTTCATTGAGGAAGAGGATGACGCTttagaagagaaagaggaagatgtTAGAGTTTTTAATGAAAGACTCAGTCCACAG GCTGATGTCTCTCCTTCCACCCTGACACGACTTTCTCACCCCGGCTTCTCCTCACCCTGCACACCACCTCCTCTGACCTCCACACCTCcccctgcttcttcttcttctacctcttcttttccttctccttcgTCTTCTTCCCCACGCTCACAACAGCATGATCCAAACACCACCCCTCCATCTCCCCCTTGCTCCCCTCGGCCCCCATCCCTTCCTCACCTCACAACATCACCCCTGCCTCAAGTCTCTCCCCCTCCACCTGCCTCACCACCTCCCCTCCACTCCTCTCACCCCTCCCCAAACGTTCTCCCACAGCGCTCTGTCTCTCAGCCATCAAGCTCTCCCTGTCCTTCTGGTCCGCTCGCATCCTCCCCCGACTCACAGTCGCCTTGTCCCTTTCCCACCCTGTCTCCCCCTGAACCCgcctctcctcccctcactACTCCTCGCTCTCCCCCGACTCCCCCCACTGTACCCCATCCAGGACATAGGTCTTCCAAGGTGAAG CAGGATCCAGTTGTTGGTGGTAAACCTCCTCGTAGCCCCATCTTGTCCCGGAGGTCCTATCTGTCACCCATTAGAGGTCGAAGG cGATTAGTACAGGATGCACTCCATGGTGGAGGAGACCC ATACCAGGCCCTGTACAACTACATGCCTCGCAACGAGGACGAGCTGGAGCTGAGGGAGGGAGACATTGTTGACGTGATGGAGAAGTGTGATGATGGCTGGTTTGTTG GGACCTCTCGAAGGAACAAGTTGTTTGGAACCTTCCCAGGAAACTACGTGAAGCAGCTATAA